The genomic segment CGGCGTGCAGGTGCTGCGGGAACGGGCCCGCAGGCTGGGTGGCAGGCCGGGGGCGATCATGCCGGTCGTGTTCACCAGCCGGCTGGGCGCGTCCCCGGCCGCGGATGCCGTCGCCACCCGCGACGAGGTGCTCGGCGAACTGGTGCACGCCATCTCCCAGACACCGCAGGTGTGGCTCGATCACACCGTCGCCGAGGAACGGGGGGAGCTCCTGCTGAACTGGGACGCCGTCGAGGATCTGTTCCCGGACAGGCTGCTGGACGACATGTTCGACGCCTACCGTGGACTGCTGGAACGGCTGGCGGCGGACGAGGCCGCCTGGGACGTGGCGGGCGCGGCGGTGCCGATCCCCGGGTGGCAGTTGGCGGAACGCGCCGCGGTCAACGACACCGTCGCCCCGATTCCCGAGCGGACGCTCAGCGAGATCGTCGCGGAGCAGGCCGTCCGCAGTCCCGACGCGGTAGCCGTCATCGCCGACGACGGGCAGTTCACGTACGCGCAGCTCATGGCGGAGGCGCACCGCCTGGCCCGCCGGCTCGTCGCGCTCGGCGCGGTCACCGGCACTCTCGTCGGGGTGGTTCTGGAGAAGGGGCGCGAGCAGATCGCGGCCGTACTCGGCGTCGCCTGCTCCGGTGCCGCCTACGTCCCGATCGATCCCGGCTGGCCGGAGGCGCGGCGGGACTCCCTGCTCGAACGGTGCGGGGTACGGATGGTGGTCACCACGCAGACGCTGCGCGCGGAGCTCACCTGGCCCACCGGTGTCACCGTTGTGACCCTCGCGGACGAGGAGGTCCGGGCGGCGGAAGCCGGACCGTTGGAGACGACACCCAGACCGCAGGACCTCGCGTACGTGATCTTCACATCCGGTTCGACCGGGCAGCCGAAGGGCGTCGTGATCGATCACCGTGGCGCGGCCAACACGGTGCAGGACATCAACGCCCGGTTCCGGGTCGGGCCCTCGGACCGGGTACTGGCACTGTCCGCGCTCAGCTTCGACCTGTCCGTCTACGACGTCTTCGGCACGCTGGCCGCAGGCGGCGCCGTGGTCGTACCGTCGCCGCGGCTCGTGCACGATCCCGCGCACTGGAGCGACCTGGTGGCCCGGCACGGCGTCACTGTCTGGAACTCGGTGCCGGCACTCCTCCAGACGTGGATCGACGACCGCGGACACCGGGGCGCGCCCACCGAAAGTCGGCTGCGGCTCGCCATGCTGAGCGGCGACTGGATCCCGGTGACGCTGCCGGACGCGGTCCGTGGCTGGCTTTCCGACCTCGAGGTGATCAGTCTGGGCGGGGCCACCGAAGCGTCCATCTGGTCGGTGGCGTACCCCATCGGCAAGGTTCCCCCGGAATGGGTACGGATCCCCTACGGCAAACCACTCGCCCGGCAGACCCTGCACGTCTACGACAACCAACTGCAGCCTTGCCCGGTGTGGACGGTGGGGGAGATCTACATCGGCGGCATCGGTGTCGCCAAGGAGTACTGGGGTGACCCGCAGCTGACGGCGGAGCGCTTCATAATCCATCCGCGCACAGGCGAGCGCCTCTACCGCACCGGTGATCTCGGTCGCTATCTGCCGGGCGGCGACATCGAGTTCCTCGGGCGCAACGACTTTCAGGTCAAGATCAACGGCTACCGCATCGAACTGGGCGAGATTGAGGCGGTACTGCTGCGCCGGCCCGAGGTGAACGAGGCGATTGCCGGGGTGGACACCAACCCGATGACCGGCCGTCGTCACCTGGTCGCCTACATCGTGCCCGCGGCGGGCGCAGCGCCAGAGCCCGCCACCTTGCGCGTCGCCCTGGAGGAGGCGTTGCCCGAGTACATGGTTCCCCATCACTATCTGGTGCTGGACCAGTTGCCGAAGAGCTCGAACGGCAAGGTCGACCGCGCGGCGCTTCCGACACCCTGGGACGAGTTCGAGGTGCGGCGGGAACGACTCGCGCCCCGCGACGACCTGGAACGAGGGCTGTTCGGCGTGTGGAGCCGGGCGCTCGGCCGCGACGACTTCGGGATCGAGGACAACTTCTACGAACTCGGCGGGGACTCCGTGAACGCCGTGCTCATCCTTGGTGCCATCCGTGACGAGCTCGGCATCACCGCCGCCAGCGAAGACCTCCTTCGGTGGATCTTCGAGAATCCCACCGTCGCCGCGCTCGCCGGTGCGCTGCGGGACAGTGGTGGGCGGTGAACCCGGTGCGGAGCAACGGGAGAGAGCCGACGACCGCGGTGAGCGCGTGGGGCGTACGGTGGCGACCCGCACCCGCCGCCCGGATCCGGCTACTGTGTGTGCCGCCCGCCGGCACCGGGGCAGCGATGTTCCGGTCCTGGGGGGACGCCTTGGCGCCGGACGTGGAGGTGATCGCCGTCCGGCTGCCCGGACGGGAGACCCGGTTCGGCGAGGCGCCACTGACCCGCATCGACGACGTCGTACCCAAACTCGTGGACGGGCTCGGTCCCTGGCTCGCGGCGCCGCATGCCTGGTTCGGTCACAGCATGGGCGCGCTCCTGGCGTTCGAGGCGTGCCGGATGACCGTGAGCGCCGGCCTGATGTCGCCATCGCGTCTCATCGTGGCCTGTCACCCCGCGCCGCACCTGGTGGAGCGGCGCTTCGCGAGCCTGGGCCCGTCGGACGACGATCTGGTGTCCTACCTGGAGCAGTCGGGTAGCGTTCCCCGGCAGATCCGGGAGTCTCCGGCCTTCGCCGCCTTCCTTCCCACCCTGCGGGCGGACATCGAGGTCCTGCGGACGTATCGCCACCGGCCGGGGCCGGCGCTCGACCTGCCGGTCACGGTGTACGGCGGAGAGTCCGACGACGGCGTCAGCGTCGGTGAACTCGCCGCCTGGGCAGAGCATTCCGGCACGGGGTGCGAGCTGCGGATGCTGCCTGGCGACCACTTCTTCCCGCGGCAGGACCCGGGCCGGCTCCTGGCGGCCATCGCCGCCGAACTTGCCTGAACCGGAGGACAACGGTCTCCGGCGAGCCCGACGAATCGAGCGATGAGGAAGGAAGTGCGATGGAACTGGCTGGCAGCGGACCCGCGCGGCCGGAGGCGGAACCCGCTTACGGGTACGGCACGGCGGTCTTCCTGGGATTGACACGGCTGCTGAGGGACGCCTCGGAGCAGCGGGAGGAGGACCTCGCCGCCCGCCGTCCCGGTGGGGCCGAGCAGAAGACCTTCGAACAGGTCGAGTCGACGAAGAAGGTGTACCAGCACTCGACCTCGCCCCAGGCTCGTGAGGGGCTCGCGGTGCCGGCTGTGCCGAGCACGCCCGTCTCCGCCACCCCCGGGGGCGCCGTGGGCTTCGACGGGTTGAGGTTCCACGACTCGTATGAGGCCGGCACCGGCAGCCACGCCGACCGGCAGATCCGCTGGGAGCCTGCCGACCCGGCCCTGGCGGTGGGCAACGGCTACGTCGTGGAGAGCATCAACTGCGCCCTCGCCGTCTACGACAGCGACGGCAACCGGCTGACGCTCCCCAACTCCCTCAACCAGTTCTACCGACAGCTGCCCGCCAGCCTGCCGGACGACGAGGAGCGGGCGTGGCCGCACGCCTCGGGCGACATGCTGGCCGATCCGAAGTGCTACTTCGACCCGGTCGGGCAGCGCTTCTTCCACTCCGTGCTCAAGATCGAGTCGCCCGGGCCCGGCAGTCGAAGCGCGCGCTGCTACGTCCTGCTGGCGGTCAGCGCCACTGCGGACCCGACCGGTGACTGGAAGGTGTTCTCCGTCGACACCACCAGCGACGGCAGATACGGCACCCCCCACCTGGCGCAGAATGCCTGCTACAGCTTCCACCCGCTGCTCGGCGGCAACCAGGACGCCATCGTGCTCAGTCTGAACCTCGCCGAGAACGTGGAGCCGGCCCCGCCGTACAAGGGGGCGCAGTTGTACGTTCTGAGCCGGCAGGCCCTGGCGGAGGCGGAGGACGGTGACGCACCGCGGTACGCCTACTTCAACACCGCGACCGTGCCCACCGCAGACCCGGAGTTCCCCTACTGGGGCTGGCTGCAGCCGGCGGCGTGCCCGCGCCCCCGCAGCGGCACGCAGTTCTTCCTGTGCGGGAGCCCGCTGAACGAGAAGGGCATCCCCCGGCCGCTGGACAACCGCATCGTGGTCTGGTCGCTGACCGGCACGGAGACGCTCAACGAACCGGAGCCGAAGCTGTCGCTCCACCACGAGGTGCTGGTCGCCCAGGCGCTGGGCGCTCCGTTCCTGTACGGAGTGACTCAGAAGGACGGTCCGGCGCCGCTGCGGGACGCACTCGGCAACGGTGATCCGCTGCCGAAGCTCGACGGAAAGGCGCCGTGGATGACGCAGGTGGCCGAGCACGACGGGTTTCTGTTCGGCGCACTGAACACGCTGGTCGCGGCCCCGGACGGTCAACCGGACGGGAACCGGCTGGGCATCGCCTACTTCGTGGTCGACGCGGCGGACGCGGACGCCGGACGCCCGCCGCGGATCGTCCGGCAGGGTTACCTCGCCGTCGAGGGACAGCACGTCTTCGATCCGGCGATCGCCGTGGGCTCGGACGGCCAGGGGGGGATGACGTTCACTCTGAGCGGCCCCGATCATCACCCGAGCGCCGCGTACGTCCGGATCGACCGGAACGGCGCTCGTGGCCCTGTGCACATCGCCGCCGCGGGCGCCGCGCCACAGGACGGTTTCACCGGATACTCCGCGTTCACCGGTAACGGTGTCCCCCCGGGTACGAGCCGGTGGGGCGACTACACGGCCGCTGTGGCCGACGGCGACGCCGTCTGGATGGCGAACGCCTACGTTCCCGACGGCCCTCGCTCCCACTGGGCCAATGTGGGCACCTACATCTACCGCCTCTCCCCGTCAGGGTGACGCGCCGTCGGGGTCTGCCACAGCCGCTTGCGGCGACGGCAGACCCCGACGGCGTCTCACAGTGGCAGCCCGGCGTCCAGATGTGCCAGCGCGTCGTCCAAAGCGGTGACGACGTCCATCTCCGGGTTGTTGGCCCAGTCCAGCCAGACGACCAGCACGGTGCCCATGACCGCGCCGGTGAACGAGCGGACCGCCGGGTCGTCGGGCTCGCGACCGACCCGCTTGGCGACCAGGTCGCCCATCATGTTCAGTGAGGCCGTGATGTTCCGTAGGCTGGCCGCCCACAGCGCCGGAACGGTCAGCATCAGGGATTCCCGCGTCCGGTTCTCGTCCAGTTCGGCCCGGCTGGTGCCGCCCAGGGTGGTGTGGATGGCGGTGCGCAGCGCCTTGAGCGGGCTCAGCTCGGCGGGCTGGGCCTGAAACGCCTCGATGAACAGCGGGTCGTAGTCGTCGGCTACGACCAGGTCCTCCTTGGTGGGGAAGTAGCGGAAGACCGTGCTCACGGAGACTTCCGCCGCCTCGGCGACCTGCTCGACGCTGGTGGCGTCGAACCCCTGCTCGCGGAAGAGACGGAGCGCCTGACGCCGGATCGTCGCCTTGGTCTTCAGCTTCTTCCGCTCCCGGAGGGGCGTGACCGGTCGAGCACCCTCGGACTGCTCTTTCATGAACCAATTGTGCACGCCGTCCTGACGCGGGAGCCGGAAGCGGGAAGGCAGCGGGCCACGGGAACCAGACGGTGGCCCGCTCGGTCCGGTTCGAAAAAACGATACCCGACTGTCATTTGATATCCACTAACCAAAGCGAGTAGACTGTTGCTCGTCGAGCGGCTGCGCTCGAGAGGCACATCTGATCGGAGGTCGTTGTGGCTACGCTGCTGTACCGAGTGGGCCGCTGGTCGTTCCGGCGACGCGGACTCGTCGTGTCGCTGTGGGTGGTCCTGCTGTTCGCGGCGGGCGCGGCTGCCGCCGCCCTGGCCGAGGACTCCACCGCGGTCGGTTCGTCCGTGCTGCCGGGCACCGAGTCGCAGGAGGCGCTCGACCTGGTCAAGGAGCGCTTCCCCGATCAGCCCGTGGACGGCGCGAGCGCCCGGGTGGTATTCGTCGCCCCGCATGGCAGCACCTTGCAGGACGAGGGCCCGGCCACGGCGCTCCAGCAGGTGATCGGGAGCCTGCGCGGGGCGCCGCAGGTGGCGAACGTCGTTGATCCCGTCGAGGCCGGCGTGCTGTCCCAGGACGGCCGGGTGGCCTACTCCGAGGTCACCTACGGCGTCTCAGGCGACAAGGTGACGGACGAGGCGCGGGTCGCCCTTACCCGGGCGGCGGACCAGGGCCGGGCTGCCGGATTGCAGGTCGAGGTCGTCGGCGACGCGCTCGAGCCGCAGCCCGAGGCGGGCCTTCTGGAGATCGTCGGGGTGGTCGTCGCCGGCCTCGTGCTGATCGTCGCGCTGGGCTCGCTGATCGCGGCCGGGCTTCCGCTGCTGACCGCCCTGGTGGGAGTCGGGATCAGCCTGCTCACGATCACTGCGGTCGGTGGTCTCATCAGCCTGAACCGTGACGCCGCCGTGCTGGCTCTCA from the Solwaraspora sp. WMMD1047 genome contains:
- a CDS encoding amino acid adenylation domain-containing protein, with protein sequence MAQDLLPELHRRGIRLRLADGRLDVLAPPGSLTAELRDRLREYRDELVVLLGRAAADGPTPLVARPEARFDPFPLTDVQHAYWMGRNTSVELGGISTHFYAESERDDLDVGRLTTSLRKVIDRHEMLRAVVQPDGTQRVLPEVPPYEIAVTDLRGLDPVTQEAELARIREEVRRDAHGADCWPLFEVRATRLTDRRLRLHMRFDMLIVDGRSLESVYQDWRRFHQDPDWAPEPLPISYRDCVLAERARRADAAYARAREYWLGRLDELPPPPALPLATQPAQITSPRFHRRDARLPGERWAALKRIAGSRGLTPSAVLMTAFGDVLRRWSGQPAVTLNLTLFNRPRLHPRIDEVVGDFTSLTMLAVDGAAEDSFGARAQRLHRQLLLDLDHLSYTGVQVLRERARRLGGRPGAIMPVVFTSRLGASPAADAVATRDEVLGELVHAISQTPQVWLDHTVAEERGELLLNWDAVEDLFPDRLLDDMFDAYRGLLERLAADEAAWDVAGAAVPIPGWQLAERAAVNDTVAPIPERTLSEIVAEQAVRSPDAVAVIADDGQFTYAQLMAEAHRLARRLVALGAVTGTLVGVVLEKGREQIAAVLGVACSGAAYVPIDPGWPEARRDSLLERCGVRMVVTTQTLRAELTWPTGVTVVTLADEEVRAAEAGPLETTPRPQDLAYVIFTSGSTGQPKGVVIDHRGAANTVQDINARFRVGPSDRVLALSALSFDLSVYDVFGTLAAGGAVVVPSPRLVHDPAHWSDLVARHGVTVWNSVPALLQTWIDDRGHRGAPTESRLRLAMLSGDWIPVTLPDAVRGWLSDLEVISLGGATEASIWSVAYPIGKVPPEWVRIPYGKPLARQTLHVYDNQLQPCPVWTVGEIYIGGIGVAKEYWGDPQLTAERFIIHPRTGERLYRTGDLGRYLPGGDIEFLGRNDFQVKINGYRIELGEIEAVLLRRPEVNEAIAGVDTNPMTGRRHLVAYIVPAAGAAPEPATLRVALEEALPEYMVPHHYLVLDQLPKSSNGKVDRAALPTPWDEFEVRRERLAPRDDLERGLFGVWSRALGRDDFGIEDNFYELGGDSVNAVLILGAIRDELGITAASEDLLRWIFENPTVAALAGALRDSGGR
- a CDS encoding alpha/beta fold hydrolase, translated to MRSNGREPTTAVSAWGVRWRPAPAARIRLLCVPPAGTGAAMFRSWGDALAPDVEVIAVRLPGRETRFGEAPLTRIDDVVPKLVDGLGPWLAAPHAWFGHSMGALLAFEACRMTVSAGLMSPSRLIVACHPAPHLVERRFASLGPSDDDLVSYLEQSGSVPRQIRESPAFAAFLPTLRADIEVLRTYRHRPGPALDLPVTVYGGESDDGVSVGELAAWAEHSGTGCELRMLPGDHFFPRQDPGRLLAAIAAELA
- a CDS encoding TetR family transcriptional regulator encodes the protein MKEQSEGARPVTPLRERKKLKTKATIRRQALRLFREQGFDATSVEQVAEAAEVSVSTVFRYFPTKEDLVVADDYDPLFIEAFQAQPAELSPLKALRTAIHTTLGGTSRAELDENRTRESLMLTVPALWAASLRNITASLNMMGDLVAKRVGREPDDPAVRSFTGAVMGTVLVVWLDWANNPEMDVVTALDDALAHLDAGLPL